A section of the Paramisgurnus dabryanus chromosome 4, PD_genome_1.1, whole genome shotgun sequence genome encodes:
- the LOC141282019 gene encoding ribonuclease inhibitor-like isoform X2, with amino-acid sequence MSGFTRPSNYNGGGAGHYITTATNRLTAEASQLPSARLKNSWHLVSSRRFQPCLKVLVCPAPKAQRKKKLISTSAPDVCNQRPRDVDQRSASLGFGSVEKNSRIRPNPNPVKKPSIRPNPNPNPGFGASLLSDLHQRAVDKSLQSENGHLDLFLRFLLGLSLESNQKLQQDLLKHKEKISWSKEKTVEYIKTRIKLNPDKSINLFHSLNELGDQSLVNEVQEYVQSGNLSNKKITSSQWSAVVFILLTSEHLDVFELRKYTGDMTSDEVLQKLLPVVEASRSADLSMCELSEKSISGLTSVLTSKSSCLRDLDLYENYNLRDSEVKLLSDGLKNPNCKLEKLRLRCCDVTDDGCAALASALRSNTHLRDLDLSENYNLSDSAVKLLSDGLKNPNCKLEKLRLWGCGVTDEGCAALASALRSNTHLRDLDLSENRQLRDSGVKRLCDVLKNPNCKLETLGLSDCDVTDEGFAALASALISNSHLRHLDLSENKQIRGSGVKLISDGLKNSNCKLEKLKLYQCDVTDEGCAALASALRSNSHLRDLDLSNNDLRDSGVKRLSDGLKNPNCKLEKLRLYRCDVTDEGCAALASALKSNPSHLRELNLSNNKLSDSGKKLLSDLKEDSHYKLDTLEFW; translated from the exons atgtcaggtttcacacggccgtccaattacaatggaggaggggcgggacattacattaccacagcaaccaaccggctcacagctgaagcatcacagctaccaagcgctcggctgaaaaacagctggcatttggtgtcctcaaggcgttttcagccgtgtttaaaagttttggtgtgtccagcccctaaggctcaacgaaagaaaaagctcatctccacgtcagcacccgatgtgtgtaatcaacggccgcgtgacgtcgaccagcgtagcgcaagcctaggattcggttcggtggaaaaaaattctaggattcggccgaacccgaaccccgtcaaaaagcccagtattcggccgaatccgaatccgaatcctggattcggtgcatccctactatcAGATCTGCATCAGAGAGCTGTGGATAAATCTCTACAGAGTGAGAATGGACATCTGGATCTTTTCCTCAGATTTCTTCTGGGTCTCTCACTGGAGTCCAATCAGAAACTTCAGCAGGATCTTCTGaaacacaaagagaaaatcTCCTGGAGCAAAGAGAAAACTGTTGAGTACATTAAAACCAGAATAAAGCTAAATCCAGATAAATCCATCAATCTGTTTCACTCTTTAAATGAACTGGGTGATCAGTCTCTTGTGAATGAAGTCCAGGAGTATGTACAGTCTGGAAATCTTTCAAACAAGAAAATCACCTCTTCTCAGTGGTCAGCAGTGGTCTTCATTTTGCTGACATCAGAGCATTTAGATGTGTTTGAGTTGAGGAAATACACAGGAGACATGACATCAGATGAAGTTCTTCAGAAGCTGCTGCCTGTGGTTGAAGCATCAAGATCAGCTGA TCTTTCTATGTGTGAACTGTCAGAGAAAAGCATTTCTGGTCTGACTTCAGTACTAACTTCAAAATCTTCATGTCTGAGAGATCTGGATCTGTATGAGAATTATAATCTAAGAGATTCAGAAGTGAAGCTGCTCTCTGATGGACTGAAGAATCCAAACTGTAAACTGGAGAAACTGAG ATTGAGGTGTTGTGATGTCACAGATGATGGTTGTGCAGCTTTggcttcagctctgagatcaaacaCACATCTGAGAGATCTGGATCTGTCTGAGAATTATAATCTAAGTGATTCAGCAGTGAAGCTGCTCTCTGATGGACTGAAGAATCCAAACTGTAAACTGGAGAAACTGAG GTTGTGGGGATGTGGTGtcacagatgaaggttgtgCAGCTTTggcttcagctctgagatcaaacaCACATCTGAGAGATCTGGATCTGTCTGAGAATAGACAACTaagagattcaggagtgaagcggCTCTGTGATGTACTGAAGAATCCAAACTGTAAACTGGAGACACTGGG GTTGAGTGATTGTGATGTCACAGATGAAGGTTTTGCAGCTTTGGCTTCAGCTCTGATATCAAACTCACATCTGAGACATCTGGATCTGTCTGAGAATAAACAAATAAGAGgttcaggagtgaagctgatctctgatGGACTGAAGAATTCAAACTGTAAACTGGAGAAACTGAA GTtgtatcagtgtgatgtcacagatgaaggttgtgCAGCTTTggcttcagctctgagatcaaactCACATCTGAGAGATCTGGATCTGTCTAATAATGATCTaagagattcaggagtgaagcggCTCTCTGATGGACTGAAGAATCCAAACTGTAAACTGGAGAAACTGAG gttgtatagatgtgatgtcacagatgaaggttgtgCAGCTTTGGCTTCAGCACTgaaatcaaacccatcacatctGAGAGAACTGAATCTGTCTAATAATAAACTAAGTGATTCAGGAAAGAAGCTGCTCTCTGATTTAAAGGAGGATTCACATTATAAACTAGATACACTGGA GTtctggtga
- the LOC141282019 gene encoding NACHT, LRR and PYD domains-containing protein 3-like isoform X4 translates to MSGFTRPSNYNGGGAGHYITTATNRLTAEASQLPSARLKNSWHLVSSRRFQPCLKVLVCPAPKAQRKKKLISTSAPDVCNQRPRDVDQRSASLGFGSVEKNSRIRPNPNPVKKPSIRPNPNPNPGFGASLLSDLHQRAVDKSLQSENGHLDLFLRFLLGLSLESNQKLQQDLLKHKEKISWSKEKTVEYIKTRIKLNPDKSINLFHSLNELGDQSLVNEVQEYVQSGNLSNKKITSSQWSAVVFILLTSEHLDVFELRKYTGDMTSDEVLQKLLPVVEASRSADLSMCELSEKSISGLTSVLTSKSSCLRDLDLYENYNLRDSEVKLLSDGLKNPNCKLEKLRLRCCDVTDDGCAALASALRSNTHLRDLDLSENYNLSDSAVKLLSDGLKNPNCKLEKLRLSDCDVTDEGFAALASALISNSHLRHLDLSENKQIRGSGVKLISDGLKNSNCKLEKLKLYQCDVTDEGCAALASALRSNSHLRDLDLSNNDLRDSGVKRLSDGLKNPNCKLEKLRLYRCDVTDEGCAALASALKSNPSHLRELNLSNNKLSDSGKKLLSDLKEDSHYKLDTLEFW, encoded by the exons atgtcaggtttcacacggccgtccaattacaatggaggaggggcgggacattacattaccacagcaaccaaccggctcacagctgaagcatcacagctaccaagcgctcggctgaaaaacagctggcatttggtgtcctcaaggcgttttcagccgtgtttaaaagttttggtgtgtccagcccctaaggctcaacgaaagaaaaagctcatctccacgtcagcacccgatgtgtgtaatcaacggccgcgtgacgtcgaccagcgtagcgcaagcctaggattcggttcggtggaaaaaaattctaggattcggccgaacccgaaccccgtcaaaaagcccagtattcggccgaatccgaatccgaatcctggattcggtgcatccctactatcAGATCTGCATCAGAGAGCTGTGGATAAATCTCTACAGAGTGAGAATGGACATCTGGATCTTTTCCTCAGATTTCTTCTGGGTCTCTCACTGGAGTCCAATCAGAAACTTCAGCAGGATCTTCTGaaacacaaagagaaaatcTCCTGGAGCAAAGAGAAAACTGTTGAGTACATTAAAACCAGAATAAAGCTAAATCCAGATAAATCCATCAATCTGTTTCACTCTTTAAATGAACTGGGTGATCAGTCTCTTGTGAATGAAGTCCAGGAGTATGTACAGTCTGGAAATCTTTCAAACAAGAAAATCACCTCTTCTCAGTGGTCAGCAGTGGTCTTCATTTTGCTGACATCAGAGCATTTAGATGTGTTTGAGTTGAGGAAATACACAGGAGACATGACATCAGATGAAGTTCTTCAGAAGCTGCTGCCTGTGGTTGAAGCATCAAGATCAGCTGA TCTTTCTATGTGTGAACTGTCAGAGAAAAGCATTTCTGGTCTGACTTCAGTACTAACTTCAAAATCTTCATGTCTGAGAGATCTGGATCTGTATGAGAATTATAATCTAAGAGATTCAGAAGTGAAGCTGCTCTCTGATGGACTGAAGAATCCAAACTGTAAACTGGAGAAACTGAG ATTGAGGTGTTGTGATGTCACAGATGATGGTTGTGCAGCTTTggcttcagctctgagatcaaacaCACATCTGAGAGATCTGGATCTGTCTGAGAATTATAATCTAAGTGATTCAGCAGTGAAGCTGCTCTCTGATGGACTGAAGAATCCAAACTGTAAACTGGAGAAACTGAG GTTGAGTGATTGTGATGTCACAGATGAAGGTTTTGCAGCTTTGGCTTCAGCTCTGATATCAAACTCACATCTGAGACATCTGGATCTGTCTGAGAATAAACAAATAAGAGgttcaggagtgaagctgatctctgatGGACTGAAGAATTCAAACTGTAAACTGGAGAAACTGAA GTtgtatcagtgtgatgtcacagatgaaggttgtgCAGCTTTggcttcagctctgagatcaaactCACATCTGAGAGATCTGGATCTGTCTAATAATGATCTaagagattcaggagtgaagcggCTCTCTGATGGACTGAAGAATCCAAACTGTAAACTGGAGAAACTGAG gttgtatagatgtgatgtcacagatgaaggttgtgCAGCTTTGGCTTCAGCACTgaaatcaaacccatcacatctGAGAGAACTGAATCTGTCTAATAATAAACTAAGTGATTCAGGAAAGAAGCTGCTCTCTGATTTAAAGGAGGATTCACATTATAAACTAGATACACTGGA GTtctggtga
- the LOC141282019 gene encoding ribonuclease inhibitor-like isoform X1, protein MSGFTRPSNYNGGGAGHYITTATNRLTAEASQLPSARLKNSWHLVSSRRFQPCLKVLVCPAPKAQRKKKLISTSAPDVCNQRPRDVDQRSASLGFGSVEKNSRIRPNPNPVKKPSIRPNPNPNPGFGASLLSDLHQRAVDKSLQSENGHLDLFLRFLLGLSLESNQKLQQDLLKHKEKISWSKEKTVEYIKTRIKLNPDKSINLFHSLNELGDQSLVNEVQEYVQSGNLSNKKITSSQWSAVVFILLTSEHLDVFELRKYTGDMTSDEVLQKLLPVVEASRSADLSMCELSEKSISGLTSVLTSKSSCLRDLDLYENYNLRDSEVKLLSDGLKNPNCKLEKLRLRCCDVTDDGCAALASALRSNTHLRDLDLSENYNLSDSAVKLLSDGLKNPNCKLEKLRLWGCGVTDEGCAALASALRSNTHLRDLDLSENRQLRDSGVKRLCDVLKNPNCKLETLGLSDCDVTDEGFAALASALISNSHLRHLDLSENKQIRGSGVKLISDGLKNSNCKLEKLKLYQCDVTDEGCAALASALRSNSHLRDLDLSNNDLRDSGVKRLSDGLKNPNCKLEKLRLCQCDVTDEGCAALASALRSNTHLRDLNLSHNKLRDSGVKLISDGLKNPNCKLEILRLYRCDVTDEGCAALASALKSNPSHLRELNLSNNKLSDSGKKLLSDLKEDSHYKLDTLEFW, encoded by the exons atgtcaggtttcacacggccgtccaattacaatggaggaggggcgggacattacattaccacagcaaccaaccggctcacagctgaagcatcacagctaccaagcgctcggctgaaaaacagctggcatttggtgtcctcaaggcgttttcagccgtgtttaaaagttttggtgtgtccagcccctaaggctcaacgaaagaaaaagctcatctccacgtcagcacccgatgtgtgtaatcaacggccgcgtgacgtcgaccagcgtagcgcaagcctaggattcggttcggtggaaaaaaattctaggattcggccgaacccgaaccccgtcaaaaagcccagtattcggccgaatccgaatccgaatcctggattcggtgcatccctactatcAGATCTGCATCAGAGAGCTGTGGATAAATCTCTACAGAGTGAGAATGGACATCTGGATCTTTTCCTCAGATTTCTTCTGGGTCTCTCACTGGAGTCCAATCAGAAACTTCAGCAGGATCTTCTGaaacacaaagagaaaatcTCCTGGAGCAAAGAGAAAACTGTTGAGTACATTAAAACCAGAATAAAGCTAAATCCAGATAAATCCATCAATCTGTTTCACTCTTTAAATGAACTGGGTGATCAGTCTCTTGTGAATGAAGTCCAGGAGTATGTACAGTCTGGAAATCTTTCAAACAAGAAAATCACCTCTTCTCAGTGGTCAGCAGTGGTCTTCATTTTGCTGACATCAGAGCATTTAGATGTGTTTGAGTTGAGGAAATACACAGGAGACATGACATCAGATGAAGTTCTTCAGAAGCTGCTGCCTGTGGTTGAAGCATCAAGATCAGCTGA TCTTTCTATGTGTGAACTGTCAGAGAAAAGCATTTCTGGTCTGACTTCAGTACTAACTTCAAAATCTTCATGTCTGAGAGATCTGGATCTGTATGAGAATTATAATCTAAGAGATTCAGAAGTGAAGCTGCTCTCTGATGGACTGAAGAATCCAAACTGTAAACTGGAGAAACTGAG ATTGAGGTGTTGTGATGTCACAGATGATGGTTGTGCAGCTTTggcttcagctctgagatcaaacaCACATCTGAGAGATCTGGATCTGTCTGAGAATTATAATCTAAGTGATTCAGCAGTGAAGCTGCTCTCTGATGGACTGAAGAATCCAAACTGTAAACTGGAGAAACTGAG GTTGTGGGGATGTGGTGtcacagatgaaggttgtgCAGCTTTggcttcagctctgagatcaaacaCACATCTGAGAGATCTGGATCTGTCTGAGAATAGACAACTaagagattcaggagtgaagcggCTCTGTGATGTACTGAAGAATCCAAACTGTAAACTGGAGACACTGGG GTTGAGTGATTGTGATGTCACAGATGAAGGTTTTGCAGCTTTGGCTTCAGCTCTGATATCAAACTCACATCTGAGACATCTGGATCTGTCTGAGAATAAACAAATAAGAGgttcaggagtgaagctgatctctgatGGACTGAAGAATTCAAACTGTAAACTGGAGAAACTGAA GTtgtatcagtgtgatgtcacagatgaaggttgtgCAGCTTTggcttcagctctgagatcaaactCACATCTGAGAGATCTGGATCTGTCTAATAATGATCTaagagattcaggagtgaagcggCTCTCTGATGGACTGAAGAATCCAAACTGTAAACTGGAGAAACTGAG GTTGtgtcagtgtgatgtcacagatgaaggttgtgCAGCTTTggcttcagctctgagatcaaacaCACATCTGAGAGATCTGAATCTGTCTCATAATAAACTaagagattcaggagtgaagctgatctctgatGGACTGAAGAATCCAAACTGTAAACTGGAGATACTGAG gttgtatagatgtgatgtcacagatgaaggttgtgCAGCTTTGGCTTCAGCACTgaaatcaaacccatcacatctGAGAGAACTGAATCTGTCTAATAATAAACTAAGTGATTCAGGAAAGAAGCTGCTCTCTGATTTAAAGGAGGATTCACATTATAAACTAGATACACTGGA GTtctggtga
- the LOC141282019 gene encoding ribonuclease inhibitor-like isoform X3, translating to MSGFTRPSNYNGGGAGHYITTATNRLTAEASQLPSARLKNSWHLVSSRRFQPCLKVLVCPAPKAQRKKKLISTSAPDVCNQRPRDVDQRSASLGFGSVEKNSRIRPNPNPVKKPSIRPNPNPNPGFGASLLSDLHQRAVDKSLQSENGHLDLFLRFLLGLSLESNQKLQQDLLKHKEKISWSKEKTVEYIKTRIKLNPDKSINLFHSLNELGDQSLVNEVQEYVQSGNLSNKKITSSQWSAVVFILLTSEHLDVFELRKYTGDMTSDEVLQKLLPVVEASRSADLSMCELSEKSISGLTSVLTSKSSCLRDLDLYENYNLRDSEVKLLSDGLKNPNCKLEKLRLRCCDVTDDGCAALASALRSNTHLRDLDLSENYNLSDSAVKLLSDGLKNPNCKLEKLRLSDCDVTDEGFAALASALISNSHLRHLDLSENKQIRGSGVKLISDGLKNSNCKLEKLKLYQCDVTDEGCAALASALRSNSHLRDLDLSNNDLRDSGVKRLSDGLKNPNCKLEKLRLCQCDVTDEGCAALASALRSNTHLRDLNLSHNKLRDSGVKLISDGLKNPNCKLEILRLYRCDVTDEGCAALASALKSNPSHLRELNLSNNKLSDSGKKLLSDLKEDSHYKLDTLEFW from the exons atgtcaggtttcacacggccgtccaattacaatggaggaggggcgggacattacattaccacagcaaccaaccggctcacagctgaagcatcacagctaccaagcgctcggctgaaaaacagctggcatttggtgtcctcaaggcgttttcagccgtgtttaaaagttttggtgtgtccagcccctaaggctcaacgaaagaaaaagctcatctccacgtcagcacccgatgtgtgtaatcaacggccgcgtgacgtcgaccagcgtagcgcaagcctaggattcggttcggtggaaaaaaattctaggattcggccgaacccgaaccccgtcaaaaagcccagtattcggccgaatccgaatccgaatcctggattcggtgcatccctactatcAGATCTGCATCAGAGAGCTGTGGATAAATCTCTACAGAGTGAGAATGGACATCTGGATCTTTTCCTCAGATTTCTTCTGGGTCTCTCACTGGAGTCCAATCAGAAACTTCAGCAGGATCTTCTGaaacacaaagagaaaatcTCCTGGAGCAAAGAGAAAACTGTTGAGTACATTAAAACCAGAATAAAGCTAAATCCAGATAAATCCATCAATCTGTTTCACTCTTTAAATGAACTGGGTGATCAGTCTCTTGTGAATGAAGTCCAGGAGTATGTACAGTCTGGAAATCTTTCAAACAAGAAAATCACCTCTTCTCAGTGGTCAGCAGTGGTCTTCATTTTGCTGACATCAGAGCATTTAGATGTGTTTGAGTTGAGGAAATACACAGGAGACATGACATCAGATGAAGTTCTTCAGAAGCTGCTGCCTGTGGTTGAAGCATCAAGATCAGCTGA TCTTTCTATGTGTGAACTGTCAGAGAAAAGCATTTCTGGTCTGACTTCAGTACTAACTTCAAAATCTTCATGTCTGAGAGATCTGGATCTGTATGAGAATTATAATCTAAGAGATTCAGAAGTGAAGCTGCTCTCTGATGGACTGAAGAATCCAAACTGTAAACTGGAGAAACTGAG ATTGAGGTGTTGTGATGTCACAGATGATGGTTGTGCAGCTTTggcttcagctctgagatcaaacaCACATCTGAGAGATCTGGATCTGTCTGAGAATTATAATCTAAGTGATTCAGCAGTGAAGCTGCTCTCTGATGGACTGAAGAATCCAAACTGTAAACTGGAGAAACTGAG GTTGAGTGATTGTGATGTCACAGATGAAGGTTTTGCAGCTTTGGCTTCAGCTCTGATATCAAACTCACATCTGAGACATCTGGATCTGTCTGAGAATAAACAAATAAGAGgttcaggagtgaagctgatctctgatGGACTGAAGAATTCAAACTGTAAACTGGAGAAACTGAA GTtgtatcagtgtgatgtcacagatgaaggttgtgCAGCTTTggcttcagctctgagatcaaactCACATCTGAGAGATCTGGATCTGTCTAATAATGATCTaagagattcaggagtgaagcggCTCTCTGATGGACTGAAGAATCCAAACTGTAAACTGGAGAAACTGAG GTTGtgtcagtgtgatgtcacagatgaaggttgtgCAGCTTTggcttcagctctgagatcaaacaCACATCTGAGAGATCTGAATCTGTCTCATAATAAACTaagagattcaggagtgaagctgatctctgatGGACTGAAGAATCCAAACTGTAAACTGGAGATACTGAG gttgtatagatgtgatgtcacagatgaaggttgtgCAGCTTTGGCTTCAGCACTgaaatcaaacccatcacatctGAGAGAACTGAATCTGTCTAATAATAAACTAAGTGATTCAGGAAAGAAGCTGCTCTCTGATTTAAAGGAGGATTCACATTATAAACTAGATACACTGGA GTtctggtga